ATCTCTGCAGCTTTGCACCGCAGCGAAAGATGGAATTATATACCAGTTATTTCCGGCTCAACCACGCGCCACACGGTTTTTCCGCTGCTGGATTTATCCAGCTGCGTCAGCACCCCGGCGTGGGCGGAAAGCTCCACCTCGTTGGCGCGAATCACGGGCAGGTCCAGCGCGCTGAAGTCGGCCCGGCGCACGCTCACGCCTTGCTGGCCAACGTCGCCCAGATCAATCAGCAGCGCTTCCTGCCCGCGCGTGAGGGCGATGTACACATCGGCCAGCAACTCGGCGTCCAGCAGCGCGCCGTGCAAGGTGCGCCCGCTGTTGTCCACGCCCAGCCGGTCGCACAACGCATCCAGGCTGTTGCGTTTGCCTGGGTACAGTTGTTTGGCCATCACCAGCGTGTCGGTGATCGAGTCAACCCATGTGTTGAACGCGGGCTTGCGCAGGCGCTCCAGCTCGCGGTCCAGAAAGCCGACGTCAAAGGCCGCGTTGTGGATGATGATCTCGGCGTCTTGCAGGTAGGTCAGCAGATCTTCGGCCACCTCGGCAAACTTGGGCTTGTCGCGCAAGAACTCGGTCGTCAAGCCGTGCACGCGCAGCGCGTCTTCATGGCTGTCGCGCTCGGGGTTCAGATAGAAGTGCAGGTTGTTGCCGGTCAGGCGGCGGTTCAGCAACTCCACGCAGCCGATCTCGATGATGCGGTCGCCGCTGTCGGCCGACAGCCCGGTGGTTTCCGTGTCCAGGACGATCTGGCGGGTCATGCTGCGCGCACCTCAGTGGTTTTCTTTGGCGTGGTTGATCGAGTAGCGAGGAATCTCGATGGTCAGATCTTCCTGACCAACGATGGCCTGGCAGGACAAGCGCGACTGCGGCTCCAGCCCCCAGGCGCGGTCGAGCAGGTCTTCTTCGGCTTCGACGGGCGCCTCCATGGAATCGTAGCCCTTGCGGACGATGCAGTGGCAGGTGGTGCACGCGCAGCTCATTTCGCAGGCGTGCTCGATCTCGATGCCCTTGTCCAGCAGGGCTTCGCAGATCGAATCGCCCACGTTGGCCTGGATTTCAGTGCCTTGGGGCGCGTACTCGGGATGGGGAAGAATTTTGATCGTGGGCATGTTGGGTATCGCAAGCCGCTCAGAGCGACTCGACTTTCTTGCCGGCCAGGGCCTTCTGGATGCCCGCGTTCATGCGCGCAGCCGCAAAGGCTTCGGTGCCGTGGGCCAAGGCTTCGGTGGCAGATTCGATGGCCGCCGCATCCGTGCTGTTGGCGGCGATGGCGCGCAAAGCCAGCATCAGCGCGTCGATCTCGGCGCGCTGGGATGCGGCCAACAGGTCGCCATCGGCGTTCAGCGCGCTTTGCGTGGCCAGCAGCATGCGGTCGGCCTCAACACGCGCCTCCACCAGCGCGCGCGCTTTCACGTCGGCATCGGCGGTGGTGAATGAATCCTGCAGCATGCTGGCGATCTGGTCGTCCGACAGGCCGTAGCTGGGCTTGACGTCGATTTGCGCTTCCACGCCACTGGTTTGCTCGCGTGCCGACACGTTCAGCAAACCGTCCGCGTCCACAGTGAAGGTGACGCGGATGCGCGCCGCACCGGCGGCCATCGGCGGAATGCCGCGCAGCTCAAACCGCGCCAGGCTGCGGCAGTCCTGCACCAGGTCGCGCTCGCCCTGCACCACGTGCAGGGCGAGCGCGGTCTGGCCGTCTTTGTAGGTGGTGAAATCCTGCGCCATAGCGACGGGGATGGTCTGGTTGCGCGGCACGATGCGCTCGACCAGCCCGCCCATGGTTTCAATACCCAGCGACAGCGGGATCACGTCCAGCAGCAGCAAGTCGCCCGCCGAGTCATTGCCCGCCAACTGGTTGGCCTGCACTGCGGCGCCCAGGGCCACCACTTCGTCGGGGTTGAGGTTGACCAGCGGGTCGCGCCGGAAGAATTCGGCCACGGCGTGGCGAATCACCGGCATGCGGGTGGAGCCGCCCACCATGACGACGCCCTGAATCTCGCCGGCGCTCAAGCGCGCATCGCGCAATACGCGCCGCGCGGAAGCGATGCAACGCTCGGTCAACGCGGCCGTAGCGGCTTCAAAATCCGTACGATTCACGTCCAATCGCACGCTGGCGCCCGCCAGATCAGCGCTGAACGCTACAGTTTCAGAAGCAGTCAACGCCTCTTTGGTTGTGCGCGCGGCCCGCAGCAGGTTGGCGCGGTCGGTGGGGCTCTCGGCCTTGGCGTCGGCGCGCTGGAGCACCCACTGCGCCAGCGCGCGGTCGTAATCGTCACCGCCCAGGGCCGAGTCACCGCCGGTGGCGATCACTTCAAACACGCCCTTGGTCAGCCGCAGGATCGACACGTCGAAGGTGCCGCCGCCCAGGTCGAACACGGCATAAACGCCTTCCACTTCATGGTCCAGCCCATAGGCCAGGGCCGCCGCGGTGGGCTCGTTGATCAGGCGCAGCACGTTGATGCCTGCCAGGCGGGCCGCGTCCTTGGTGGCTTGGCGTTGAGCATCATCAAAGTAGGCGGGCACGGTGATCACGGCGCCGTACAGGTCATCGTTGAAGGTGTCTTCCGCGCGGTAGCGCAGCGTGGCCAGAATCTCGGCGCTGACCTCGACCGGCGATTTCACGCCCAGCACGGTCTGCACGCCCACCATGCCGGGCTGGTCGACCAGGCGGTAAGGCAGGCGGTCGGCATCGGCCACATCGCTCAAGCCACGCCCCATCAGGCGCTTGATGGATGAAAGCGTGTTCTCAGGGTCCAGCGCGGCGCTGGCCAGGGCTTCGTCGCCAATCTGGCGGCCGCCGCCCTCAAGGTAGCGAACCACGCTGGGCAGCAGCACGCGGCCTTGGGCGTCGGGCAGGCATTCGGCCACGCCGTGGCGCACGGCGGCCACCAACGAATGGGTGGTGCCCAGGTCAATACCCACGGCGATGCGCCGCTGGTGTGGGTCGGGCGATTGGCCCGGTTCGGAAATCTGTAGCAGGGCCATGAATTGCCGCATCGCCGCGAAGCGCTGGGCCACCGCCCTGCTCCGCCGCGCATGCTTATCTCGTTTCTAAGGTCTCGTGGCGCCGGTCGATGTCGGCGGCCAGTTTGTCCAGGAACATCAGCGCGCGCACCGACTGCGCCGCGCCCGACCAGTCCTTCTGGTCGTCCAGCTGTTGCTCTATTTTTTGCAGCAGGTCGCGCGCCAGCTGTGTGCTCTCGGCGCTGATTTCATCCAAAGCCTCGCCGGTGTGCGCATCGTCCAGCTGCTCGCGCAAATCCATCTGCTGCATGAGGAACTCGGTCGGCATGGCCGTGTTGTTCTCGGCCTCGATCGGCGCACCGTTCAGCTCGCACAGGTAGGCAGCGCGGCGCTGCGGGTCTTTCAGGCGCTGGTACGCCTCGTTGATGCGCGCAGACCACTGCATGGCCACGCGCTGGGCGGCGGCGCCCTGCGCGGCGAAGCGGTCGGGGTGCACTTCGCGCTGCAGCTCTTTCCAGCGCGCGTCCAGCTGGGCGCGATCCTGCGCAAAGCGCGCGGGCACGGCAAACAGCTCAAAGTCGGTGGATTGAAGGTTCATGATGCAGCTTGGCGGACCATGCCGGCGGGCAACTCGGCCAACGCCTGGGCTGGCGCGCGCACGTCCCAAATGTCAACGCAGCAGCCGCAGCCCTGGTTGTCGGCGCACTGGATGCGCGGGCCCCAGCGCTGAAACCACGCGTTCATGGCCATCACCTCGCGCTCGTTGTCGATGGTGACGCTGACCGTGGCGCGGGCTGCTGGCTGCGCGGCGGCGGCGTTCATCTCAGATGCGGAAGCTCTCACCACATCCGCAGCGGTCGCGCTCGTTCGGGTTGCTGAAGCGAAAGCCCTCGTTCAGCCCTTCGCGCACGTAATCCAGCTCTGTCCCGTCGATGTAGGCCAGGCTTTTGGGGTCGACCATCAGCTTCACGCCGTGCTGCTCAAAGAGGGCGTCTTCGGGCGCCACGTCGTCCACGTACTCCAGCTTGTAGGCCAGGCCGGAGCAGCCCGTGGTCTTGACGCCCAGGCGCACGCCCACGCCCTTGCCGCGCTTGCTGAGGTATTTGGTGACATGCCGCGCTGCGGCTTCAGTGAGAGAGACGGCCATGGCCTAGCAATCCGATTTCCGTGAACTTCAAAGCGCGATCGTGACCAGCACCGAGGCCGACTCGATCGCAGTGAGCGCGTGTTCGACACCGCCCGCGACATACATCAAATGCCCCGTCGGCAAGTCGTGCGACGCAGCCGCCACATCGACCCGCACCACGCCTTCCAGACACTGGATGGTGATCTCGCCCGGCACGTGGTGCGGCGGCATGCGGTGGCCGGCGGGCAGCACCAGGCGCATCACTTCGAGCTGGTTCGACTTGAACAACGCGATGGATTGCGCGCCATCGATGCGCGCGCCGTACGGCCGCACATCGATCACATCGCCGGAACTAGCGTGCTGCAGCGCCATGGCAGATCAGGCCGCGTGCTTCTTGCGGTAGTCGTCCACCGCTGCCTTGATGGCGTCTTCGGCCAGGATCGAGCAGTGGATCTTCACCGGCGGCAGCGCCAGTTCTTCGGCGATCTGGCTGTTCTTCAGCGTGGCGGCTTCATCCACCGTCTTGCCCTTCACCCACTCGGTGACGAGCGACGACGAGGCAATGGCCGAGCCGCAGCCGTAAGTCTTGAAGCGCGCGTCTTCGATCACGCCGGTTTGCGGGTTCACCTTGATCTGCAGCTTCATCACGTCGCCGCAGGCGGGTGCGCCGACCATGCCGGTGCCCACGCTGTCGTCGCCCTTGTCAAAGCTGCCGACGTTGCGGGGGTTCTCGTAATGGTCGATGACTTTTTCAGAATAGGCCATGGCTTTACTCCTGTTTTAATAGCTGCCCGCGCTGGTGCACAGTGCGCTGCGGGCCGAAACCGTTCAAAGAATCAATGGGCGGCCCATTGAATGGTGCTGAGGTCCACACCGTCCTGGTGCATTTCCCACAGGGGGCTCAGCTCGCGCAGCTTGACGACGTTCTCGCGAATCGCCTTCACTGCGGCGTCGATGTCTTCCTCGGTCGAAAAGCGGCCGATGGTGATGCGCAGGCTGCTGTGCGCCAGCTCGTCGCTGCGGCCCAGGGCGCGCAGCACGTAGCTGGGCTCCAGGCTGGCCGACGTGCAGGCCGAGCCGCTGGAGACGGCCAGGCCCTTGATGCCCATGATCAGCGACTCGCCTTCGACGAAGTTGAAGCTCATGTTGATGTTCTGCGGCACGCGCTGCGTGGGGTGGCCGTTGATGAACACTTCATCCAGGCCCTTCATGCCATCCACAAAGCGCTTGTGCAGCGCCCAGGCTTTCTCGTTGTCCTTGGCCATCTCTTCCTTGGCGATGCGAAAAGCCTCGCCCATGCCCACGATCTGGTGCGTGGCCAGCGTGCCCGAGCGCATGCCGCGCT
This genomic interval from Ottowia oryzae contains the following:
- the hscA gene encoding Fe-S protein assembly chaperone HscA — translated: MALLQISEPGQSPDPHQRRIAVGIDLGTTHSLVAAVRHGVAECLPDAQGRVLLPSVVRYLEGGGRQIGDEALASAALDPENTLSSIKRLMGRGLSDVADADRLPYRLVDQPGMVGVQTVLGVKSPVEVSAEILATLRYRAEDTFNDDLYGAVITVPAYFDDAQRQATKDAARLAGINVLRLINEPTAAALAYGLDHEVEGVYAVFDLGGGTFDVSILRLTKGVFEVIATGGDSALGGDDYDRALAQWVLQRADAKAESPTDRANLLRAARTTKEALTASETVAFSADLAGASVRLDVNRTDFEAATAALTERCIASARRVLRDARLSAGEIQGVVMVGGSTRMPVIRHAVAEFFRRDPLVNLNPDEVVALGAAVQANQLAGNDSAGDLLLLDVIPLSLGIETMGGLVERIVPRNQTIPVAMAQDFTTYKDGQTALALHVVQGERDLVQDCRSLARFELRGIPPMAAGAARIRVTFTVDADGLLNVSAREQTSGVEAQIDVKPSYGLSDDQIASMLQDSFTTADADVKARALVEARVEADRMLLATQSALNADGDLLAASQRAEIDALMLALRAIAANSTDAAAIESATEALAHGTEAFAAARMNAGIQKALAGKKVESL
- the iscU gene encoding Fe-S cluster assembly scaffold IscU, producing the protein MAYSEKVIDHYENPRNVGSFDKGDDSVGTGMVGAPACGDVMKLQIKVNPQTGVIEDARFKTYGCGSAIASSSLVTEWVKGKTVDEAATLKNSQIAEELALPPVKIHCSILAEDAIKAAVDDYRKKHAA
- a CDS encoding cupin domain-containing protein — its product is MALQHASSGDVIDVRPYGARIDGAQSIALFKSNQLEVMRLVLPAGHRMPPHHVPGEITIQCLEGVVRVDVAAASHDLPTGHLMYVAGGVEHALTAIESASVLVTIAL
- the fdx gene encoding ISC system 2Fe-2S type ferredoxin; this translates as MPTIKILPHPEYAPQGTEIQANVGDSICEALLDKGIEIEHACEMSCACTTCHCIVRKGYDSMEAPVEAEEDLLDRAWGLEPQSRLSCQAIVGQEDLTIEIPRYSINHAKENH
- the hscB gene encoding Fe-S protein assembly co-chaperone HscB; translated protein: MNLQSTDFELFAVPARFAQDRAQLDARWKELQREVHPDRFAAQGAAAQRVAMQWSARINEAYQRLKDPQRRAAYLCELNGAPIEAENNTAMPTEFLMQQMDLREQLDDAHTGEALDEISAESTQLARDLLQKIEQQLDDQKDWSGAAQSVRALMFLDKLAADIDRRHETLETR
- the iscA gene encoding iron-sulfur cluster assembly protein IscA; translated protein: MAVSLTEAAARHVTKYLSKRGKGVGVRLGVKTTGCSGLAYKLEYVDDVAPEDALFEQHGVKLMVDPKSLAYIDGTELDYVREGLNEGFRFSNPNERDRCGCGESFRI
- the dnaQ gene encoding DNA polymerase III subunit epsilon — protein: MTRQIVLDTETTGLSADSGDRIIEIGCVELLNRRLTGNNLHFYLNPERDSHEDALRVHGLTTEFLRDKPKFAEVAEDLLTYLQDAEIIIHNAAFDVGFLDRELERLRKPAFNTWVDSITDTLVMAKQLYPGKRNSLDALCDRLGVDNSGRTLHGALLDAELLADVYIALTRGQEALLIDLGDVGQQGVSVRRADFSALDLPVIRANEVELSAHAGVLTQLDKSSSGKTVWRVVEPEITGI